From a single Nitrosopumilus sp. genomic region:
- the cyoE gene encoding heme o synthase: MQKQKSQSRVAVYYELTKPKIWYLLVFTAFGATLTASNIYNIEISPATWILMLFSVAAGSAAANTLTNYHDRDIDAIMERTKERPLPSKRIYPAVKARNFGLVLAGISLGLAFGISFTTTLEQGAWATAFIAFGLVNNILIYSYVLKRNSRTNIILGGLCGGSPPMIGWVAVTMSDLWTMGLAMAGLVFIWIPMHIWALTLHFKEDYNKVNVPMLTAVQSEKTSARAIALSTVVMVLFSIAPFFITTQEGEEMVGAVYLWTAIASGGLMVGLSVWVMVKPMEKAAWTLFKFSSPYLAVLFIALMVDSAL, encoded by the coding sequence TTGCAAAAACAAAAATCACAATCAAGAGTAGCAGTATATTATGAATTAACAAAGCCAAAAATTTGGTATTTACTAGTTTTTACAGCATTTGGGGCTACATTAACTGCGTCCAATATTTACAATATTGAAATATCTCCAGCTACATGGATTTTGATGTTATTTTCAGTTGCTGCAGGATCAGCTGCTGCAAATACTTTGACAAATTATCATGATAGAGATATTGATGCAATAATGGAACGAACAAAGGAAAGACCATTACCATCAAAAAGAATCTATCCTGCAGTCAAAGCAAGGAATTTTGGTCTGGTGTTAGCAGGCATATCATTAGGTTTAGCATTTGGGATTTCGTTTACCACTACATTAGAACAAGGTGCATGGGCAACAGCATTCATTGCATTTGGATTAGTAAATAATATTCTAATTTACTCATATGTCTTAAAACGAAATTCAAGAACCAATATAATTTTAGGCGGATTATGTGGAGGTTCACCACCAATGATTGGTTGGGTAGCTGTAACTATGTCAGATTTATGGACTATGGGTTTGGCAATGGCAGGTTTAGTATTCATTTGGATTCCAATGCATATTTGGGCTTTAACACTACACTTCAAAGAAGATTATAACAAAGTAAATGTGCCAATGTTAACTGCAGTACAATCAGAAAAAACATCTGCTAGAGCAATTGCATTATCGACTGTTGTCATGGTATTGTTTTCAATTGCTCCATTCTTCATCACTACTCAAGAAGGTGAAGAGATGGTAGGCGCAGTATATCTATGGACCGCAATTGCATCAGGGGGATTAATGGTAGGACTATCAGTTTGGGTAATGGTGAAACCTATGGAAAAAGCTGCATGGACATTGTTTAAATTTTCGAGTCCGTATTTAGCAGTGTTATTTATTGCATTAATGGTAGATTCAGCTCTATAA
- a CDS encoding Lrp/AsnC family transcriptional regulator, whose product MSELSNDASISVPRLSKKINVNSSVVYSRIKRLVKRKLIERFTIVVNDEELGYNVKALTGINMDTKKRDHIIGELFKIDGVREVAEVTGRFDILVTMYSKSLDQMHKMVSERIGRIEGIQSSESFIEMKSRMKAMPYMPSKDSD is encoded by the coding sequence TTGTCAGAATTATCTAATGATGCTTCAATTTCAGTTCCAAGATTATCAAAAAAAATCAATGTAAATTCTTCTGTTGTTTATTCAAGAATCAAAAGGTTGGTTAAAAGAAAATTAATTGAACGATTTACAATTGTTGTAAATGATGAAGAACTTGGATACAATGTCAAAGCTTTAACTGGAATCAATATGGATACAAAAAAACGTGATCATATCATTGGTGAATTATTCAAAATTGATGGAGTTAGAGAAGTGGCTGAAGTTACAGGCAGATTCGATATTCTTGTAACAATGTACTCAAAATCGTTGGATCAAATGCACAAAATGGTTTCTGAACGAATAGGAAGAATAGAAGGAATTCAGTCATCAGAGTCATTCATTGAAATGAAATCACGAATGAAAGCAATGCCATATATGCCATCAAAGGATAGTGACTAA
- the asd gene encoding aspartate-semialdehyde dehydrogenase, translated as MDKKRVAIIGVTGSVGQEFVQSLNNHPWFEVTQIAASERSAGKKYLDAIKDASGIVAWDVGGEIPEYIKEMTVKSIDQLDVSQLDLVFSAVESVAARDIETKMAADLPVISTSSAYRYEDDVPILIPGINDEQSELLEVQKKNRNWKGWVAPLPNCTTTGLAITLKPLLEKYGAKKVMMTSMQAISGGGKSGVSAMGITDNILPYIPKEEGKVRLETRKILGKLKDGKIEDADIRISATCTRVPVIDGHTESVFVETSENIDPSKAKDTYNEYNKTISVAGLPSAPEDYYAFHEDPTRPQPRMERTVGDGMTTTIGRVEKEELFENGLKYMLFSHNKKMGSAKGAVLLAEMLYKKGKI; from the coding sequence ATGGACAAGAAAAGAGTGGCAATTATCGGAGTTACAGGTTCTGTTGGTCAAGAATTTGTTCAATCATTAAACAATCATCCATGGTTTGAAGTAACCCAAATTGCTGCATCTGAACGTTCTGCTGGAAAAAAATATCTTGATGCAATCAAAGATGCTAGTGGAATTGTAGCATGGGATGTAGGTGGAGAAATTCCAGAATATATCAAAGAAATGACAGTAAAATCAATAGATCAATTAGATGTATCTCAATTAGATCTAGTATTTTCAGCAGTTGAATCAGTTGCAGCTAGAGACATAGAAACCAAAATGGCAGCAGATTTACCAGTTATTTCTACAAGTTCAGCTTATAGATATGAAGATGATGTGCCAATTTTAATTCCAGGAATTAATGATGAACAAAGTGAATTACTTGAAGTACAAAAGAAGAACAGGAATTGGAAAGGTTGGGTAGCACCATTACCTAATTGTACTACAACAGGTTTAGCAATTACATTAAAGCCATTACTTGAAAAATATGGAGCAAAAAAAGTCATGATGACTTCTATGCAAGCAATTTCTGGAGGAGGCAAATCAGGAGTATCTGCAATGGGCATTACAGACAATATTTTGCCATATATTCCAAAAGAAGAAGGAAAAGTAAGATTAGAAACGAGAAAAATACTCGGTAAACTAAAAGATGGAAAAATTGAAGATGCAGATATTAGAATTAGTGCTACCTGTACTAGAGTTCCAGTGATTGATGGTCATACTGAATCAGTTTTTGTTGAAACTTCAGAAAATATTGATCCTTCAAAAGCGAAAGATACCTATAATGAATATAACAAAACTATCTCAGTAGCTGGATTACCTTCAGCTCCAGAAGATTACTATGCATTTCACGAAGATCCAACTAGACCCCAACCAAGAATGGAAAGAACTGTTGGAGATGGAATGACTACAACAATTGGAAGAGTAGAAAAAGAAGAATTGTTTGAAAATGGTCTCAAATACATGCTGTTCTCTCATAACAAAAAAATGGGTTCAGCAAAAGGTGCAGTATTGTTAGCAGAAATGTTATACAAAAAAGGCAAAATTTAG
- the cobD gene encoding threonine-phosphate decarboxylase CobD — MKIRTKSSLIRHIPVVHGGKNQFQNTDLQIIDFSSNISPIGIPSSIKKTLKKNIDKINNYPDFNSSGVILSLEKYTHLDKPNLLVGNGAIEIIYNFCNAFLSKKTKVLIPIPTFQEYETASKLNDCQISYFKTMDLSENIEQFISKIPKNGCIFICNPNNPTGKLLEKNQLLQIIKKAKKLSTLVFVDECFIDMVPKSNESVISYVKTFDNLFVLQSLTKSFALAGIRIGYAASSKYMINILQKIRIPWSVNTLAQEAAITALKNKTHLKKSNLIIKKELNYLTKEINKLNGFDCNKSSTNFILIKTKKDSTSLQKKLLKKQILIRDCKNFRGLNNHYVRIAVKSHKDNLKLVKALEKLK; from the coding sequence GTGAAAATACGAACAAAATCATCTTTAATTAGACATATTCCAGTTGTTCATGGTGGCAAAAATCAATTTCAAAACACAGATCTACAGATAATTGATTTTAGCTCAAATATTTCTCCTATAGGAATCCCATCATCCATAAAAAAAACTCTTAAAAAAAATATCGATAAAATCAATAACTATCCAGATTTTAATTCATCTGGAGTAATTTTGAGCCTAGAAAAATATACTCATCTAGATAAACCAAATCTCTTAGTTGGCAATGGAGCAATTGAAATAATCTATAATTTTTGTAATGCATTTTTATCCAAAAAAACTAAGGTTTTGATTCCTATCCCTACTTTTCAAGAATATGAAACTGCTTCTAAACTCAATGACTGTCAAATTTCATATTTCAAAACAATGGATCTCTCAGAAAATATTGAACAATTTATTTCAAAAATCCCAAAAAATGGATGTATTTTTATTTGTAATCCTAATAATCCCACAGGAAAACTTTTAGAGAAAAATCAACTTTTACAAATTATTAAAAAAGCAAAAAAACTTTCTACCCTTGTATTTGTTGATGAATGTTTTATTGACATGGTTCCAAAATCTAATGAATCCGTAATTTCATATGTTAAAACATTTGATAATCTTTTTGTTTTACAATCTTTAACTAAATCTTTTGCACTAGCTGGAATTCGTATTGGATATGCAGCATCATCAAAATATATGATCAATATTTTACAAAAGATAAGAATTCCTTGGAGTGTAAACACATTGGCTCAAGAAGCTGCTATTACTGCACTAAAGAATAAAACTCATCTTAAAAAATCTAATTTAATTATTAAAAAAGAATTGAATTATTTAACGAAAGAAATCAACAAATTAAACGGATTTGATTGTAACAAATCTTCAACAAATTTTATTCTAATCAAAACTAAAAAAGATTCAACAAGCTTACAAAAAAAATTATTAAAAAAACAAATTTTAATTCGAGACTGTAAAAATTTTCGAGGATTAAATAATCATTATGTTAGAATTGCTGTAAAATCACATAAAGATAATCTAAAACTAGTTAAAGCGTTGGAGAAATTAAAATGA
- a CDS encoding cobyric acid synthase, which yields MKSLMVQGTSSGAGKTTLVAALCRIFSDKGYRVAPFKSQNMSNFAYVTPEFEISRAQAIQAIASRCEITANLNPILLKPVGNYKSIVYLNGKKYKKMHAKEYYEKFVNQEGIKIASKSLKSLQKNNDLVILEGAGSPVEINLQKFDIANMKIANIAKASVLLVSDIDKGGSFASLVGTMTLLEQKYQKLVKGFLFNKFRGDLEVLKPGFQKLKKITKIPVMGTIPLMSLDLPEEDSLHVNPKEIEWTKKNISKIDSELTKLAKTVKSNIDIKSIERILQ from the coding sequence ATGAAATCTTTGATGGTTCAGGGAACATCATCTGGTGCCGGAAAAACTACTTTAGTTGCAGCATTATGTAGAATTTTTTCTGATAAAGGTTATCGTGTAGCTCCTTTCAAATCTCAAAATATGTCTAATTTTGCATACGTCACGCCTGAATTTGAAATTTCACGTGCTCAGGCTATCCAAGCCATTGCATCAAGATGTGAAATTACTGCTAATCTTAATCCTATTTTACTCAAACCTGTTGGTAATTACAAGAGCATCGTATACCTTAATGGAAAAAAATACAAGAAAATGCATGCAAAGGAATACTATGAAAAATTTGTAAACCAAGAAGGAATTAAGATTGCATCAAAATCTCTAAAATCATTACAAAAAAACAATGATTTAGTAATTTTAGAGGGTGCTGGTTCTCCCGTTGAAATTAATTTACAAAAATTTGATATTGCAAACATGAAGATTGCAAATATAGCAAAAGCATCTGTATTATTAGTTTCAGATATTGACAAAGGTGGTTCTTTTGCAAGTCTTGTTGGAACTATGACATTACTTGAACAAAAATATCAAAAATTGGTAAAAGGATTTCTATTTAACAAATTCAGAGGAGACTTGGAAGTTTTAAAACCAGGATTTCAAAAACTCAAAAAAATAACAAAAATACCTGTAATGGGAACTATCCCTTTGATGTCATTAGATTTACCAGAAGAAGATTCTCTTCATGTAAATCCAAAAGAAATTGAGTGGACAAAAAAAAATATTTCAAAAATTGATTCTGAATTAACCAAATTAGCTAAAACTGTAAAATCAAATATTGACATTAAATCCATTGAGAGGATTTTACAATGA
- a CDS encoding cobalamin biosynthesis protein: MIVESLLVISFAILIDFKFGDPKNKYHPTAWIGTLIAKFTPIAKNENYLIEKLGGVCIIVITSGIVISLLLILEMSISLISVDIVSIIVSVVVGAFLFKTTIAIRGMEKHALSVLESIDENNLDMARNHLSMIVKRNTKNLDKNHILSGVLESISENTVDGITGPLFYYALIGLPGAFVYRIINTADSMIGYKTNLFKNIGWFAATSDSVLNYIPSRLTGLIMIISAAILQNNWRESYNIMIRDGKNTESPNAGYPMAALAGALETKFEKLNHYKLGDGKIVLTKQHVYSAISIMKLTSILFFVVITIPMIIALSLAGWWIHA, encoded by the coding sequence ATGATAGTGGAATCCTTACTTGTGATTAGTTTTGCAATTTTAATTGATTTTAAATTTGGAGATCCTAAAAATAAATATCATCCTACAGCTTGGATTGGAACTTTAATTGCAAAATTTACTCCAATTGCCAAAAATGAGAATTATTTGATTGAAAAGCTTGGTGGTGTATGTATTATAGTAATCACTTCTGGAATAGTTATCTCATTACTTTTAATTTTAGAAATGAGTATTTCTTTGATATCTGTTGATATTGTTTCAATAATTGTTTCAGTAGTTGTTGGTGCTTTCCTTTTCAAAACTACTATTGCTATACGTGGAATGGAAAAGCATGCATTATCTGTATTGGAATCTATTGATGAAAACAATCTAGATATGGCTAGAAATCACTTATCAATGATAGTTAAAAGGAATACCAAAAATTTAGATAAAAATCATATTCTTTCAGGCGTGTTAGAAAGTATTAGTGAAAATACTGTTGATGGAATTACTGGTCCATTATTCTATTATGCATTGATAGGACTGCCTGGAGCATTTGTTTATAGAATTATCAATACTGCAGATTCAATGATTGGATACAAAACTAATCTCTTCAAAAATATAGGTTGGTTTGCAGCAACATCTGATAGTGTTTTAAATTATATTCCATCTAGACTTACAGGATTAATCATGATCATTTCTGCTGCAATTTTGCAAAATAATTGGAGAGAATCTTACAACATAATGATACGAGATGGTAAAAATACTGAAAGCCCAAATGCAGGATATCCTATGGCAGCATTAGCTGGTGCATTGGAAACAAAATTTGAAAAACTTAATCATTACAAATTAGGTGATGGTAAAATAGTTCTTACAAAACAACATGTGTATTCTGCTATTTCTATAATGAAACTCACTTCGATACTTTTCTTTGTAGTAATAACTATTCCAATGATCATTGCCTTATCATTAGCTGGATGGTGGATTCATGCTTAA
- the cobS gene encoding adenosylcobinamide-GDP ribazoletransferase — protein MLKEIGSVFSFLTIFPSSNATLETIAKYMFVFPIVGIVIGLLIGSLGFGLSFILEPLLVSLLVVASIAIVTGIHHADGLADFADGLMVKGTKNKKLQAMKDLSTGSAGIVAIVLYIVGLIITISLTSGFDLFKAILISEILAKFSMVLMASLGKSASLGSNSPFIEFMKDKKKLSTAFLIMLIPVIFIGETTGLVMLGIAIILTLFILAISTRSFGGITGDVLGATNELTRLASLMVFVSL, from the coding sequence ATGCTTAAAGAAATAGGGTCTGTTTTTTCATTTTTAACAATTTTCCCTTCATCAAATGCAACTTTAGAAACTATTGCAAAGTACATGTTTGTTTTTCCTATAGTTGGAATTGTAATTGGATTGTTGATTGGTTCTCTAGGATTTGGATTATCTTTTATTTTAGAACCTTTGTTAGTTAGTCTTTTAGTTGTTGCTTCCATAGCAATTGTAACTGGTATACATCATGCAGATGGATTAGCTGATTTTGCAGATGGACTTATGGTCAAAGGTACAAAAAATAAAAAACTTCAAGCTATGAAAGATCTTTCTACTGGCTCAGCTGGAATTGTAGCTATTGTTTTGTATATCGTAGGTTTGATAATTACTATTTCACTTACAAGTGGATTTGATCTGTTCAAAGCAATTCTGATCAGTGAGATTTTAGCAAAATTTTCCATGGTATTGATGGCTAGTTTAGGTAAATCTGCTTCTTTAGGCTCAAATTCCCCATTCATCGAATTTATGAAAGATAAGAAAAAACTTTCAACAGCATTTCTAATTATGTTAATTCCAGTTATATTCATAGGTGAAACCACTGGATTAGTAATGTTGGGTATTGCCATTATTTTGACTTTATTCATCTTAGCAATTTCTACTCGTAGTTTTGGTGGAATCACTGGAGATGTTCTTGGTGCAACTAATGAATTAACACGCTTAGCTTCATTGATGGTGTTTGTTTCATTATGA
- a CDS encoding NTP transferase domain-containing protein, with product MIGIVMAGGKGTRMKLDEEKLLLQYKKPIILHVLDSLKNSNCFSKILVVTSCNSPKTKNLVEKNNFKTFDSPGIGYVEDLNLVLQNINESVFVVSGDLPLLDEEITQKITNSFDPEKTWTSILVTNKFLTSLGLHSDYSINFENNTCHYTGISLINSEKISSLENVVETFVIIDDKRIAFNLNSKQDYDLLGAT from the coding sequence ATGATTGGCATTGTAATGGCTGGTGGTAAAGGGACTCGTATGAAATTAGATGAAGAAAAATTATTACTGCAATACAAAAAACCAATTATTCTCCATGTTCTTGATTCATTAAAAAATTCAAATTGTTTTTCAAAAATTTTGGTAGTTACAAGTTGTAATTCACCTAAAACCAAGAACCTTGTAGAAAAAAATAATTTTAAAACTTTTGATTCTCCCGGAATAGGATATGTTGAAGATCTAAATCTAGTATTACAAAATATTAATGAAAGTGTTTTTGTCGTCTCTGGTGATTTACCTTTATTAGATGAAGAAATTACTCAAAAAATTACAAATAGTTTTGATCCAGAAAAAACATGGACTAGTATCCTTGTAACAAATAAATTTTTGACTTCATTAGGACTACATTCTGATTACTCAATTAATTTTGAAAACAATACATGCCATTATACAGGGATTTCTCTAATTAATTCTGAAAAAATTTCTTCTTTGGAAAATGTAGTTGAAACTTTTGTAATAATCGATGATAAGAGAATTGCTTTTAATCTAAATTCTAAACAGGATTATGATTTACTCGGCGCTACCTGA
- a CDS encoding 30S ribosomal protein S27e has product MKKDHVEIPKPSSKFQKVNCNECGELQVIYSHASTQIACNSCGNTISEPTGSKALINGKVSGSAE; this is encoded by the coding sequence ATGAAAAAAGATCACGTTGAAATTCCTAAGCCGTCAAGTAAATTTCAAAAAGTCAATTGTAATGAATGTGGTGAATTACAAGTAATTTATTCACATGCATCAACACAAATTGCTTGTAATTCTTGTGGAAATACTATTTCTGAGCCAACAGGTTCAAAAGCTTTGATAAATGGAAAAGTCTCAGGTAGCGCCGAGTAA
- a CDS encoding 50S ribosomal protein L44e: MNIPKVIRKYCAKCKTHTEQKVSIYKAGKRRGSARGERRHAERKQGYGGQKFPKLAKPAKVTKKVTPIMTCTVCKKKYNKLGVRIKKFELVAA; this comes from the coding sequence ATGAACATTCCAAAGGTGATCAGAAAGTATTGTGCAAAATGTAAAACACATACTGAACAAAAGGTCTCCATTTACAAGGCTGGAAAAAGACGTGGTTCAGCAAGAGGCGAACGTCGTCACGCAGAGCGTAAACAAGGATATGGTGGACAAAAATTCCCAAAATTAGCCAAACCAGCCAAAGTTACAAAAAAAGTTACTCCTATTATGACATGTACTGTTTGTAAAAAGAAATACAATAAACTAGGTGTTAGAATTAAGAAATTCGAGTTGGTGGCAGCATGA